The following are encoded in a window of Prevotella melaninogenica genomic DNA:
- the aroC gene encoding chorismate synthase, with product MNTFGQLFTLTTFGESHGAAVGGVVDGMPAGITIDIDFIQRELARRRPGQSHITTDRKEADQIELLSGVFEGKSTGAPIGFLVRNTNQHSKDYENIRNLFRPSHADYTYFSKYGIRDYRGGGRSSARITLSRVVAGALAKLVLRQQGISITAYTEQVGDIQLERDYHRYDLNLIESNLVRCPAPQKAREMEELIAQVKREGDTIGGVISCVIKGCPVGLGEPEFGKLHAQLGAAMLSINAVKGFEYGEGFAGSSWRGSQQNDTFLPTGDNPQHPICNIETNHSGGIQGGISNGEDIYFRVAFKPVATLLIEQQTVNIEGEATTMDVHGRHDPCVLPRAVPIVEAMAAMTILDALLISKTNRL from the coding sequence ATGAATACATTCGGACAACTCTTCACACTAACAACCTTCGGTGAAAGCCATGGAGCAGCCGTAGGTGGTGTAGTCGATGGGATGCCAGCTGGTATCACCATCGATATAGACTTCATCCAGCGTGAACTGGCACGTCGCCGACCGGGACAAAGCCATATCACAACGGATAGAAAAGAGGCAGATCAGATAGAACTACTGAGCGGTGTGTTCGAGGGGAAGTCAACTGGTGCTCCCATTGGCTTCCTTGTCCGAAATACGAATCAACATTCAAAGGACTATGAAAACATTCGTAATCTCTTTCGTCCATCGCATGCTGATTATACTTATTTTAGCAAATATGGCATCCGCGACTATCGTGGCGGAGGTCGGTCATCAGCTCGTATTACCCTTTCGCGTGTCGTAGCAGGTGCCTTAGCAAAACTTGTATTGCGTCAGCAGGGTATCAGTATCACAGCTTATACAGAGCAGGTGGGTGATATTCAACTTGAAAGAGATTACCACAGATATGATTTAAATCTCATTGAATCTAACCTTGTTCGCTGCCCAGCCCCACAGAAGGCAAGAGAGATGGAAGAACTCATTGCACAGGTGAAGCGTGAAGGCGACACCATCGGTGGTGTTATTTCATGTGTCATCAAAGGTTGTCCTGTGGGTTTAGGTGAACCCGAATTTGGAAAACTTCATGCGCAATTAGGTGCTGCCATGCTTAGCATCAATGCTGTAAAGGGTTTTGAATATGGAGAAGGCTTCGCTGGATCATCATGGAGAGGTAGCCAACAAAACGACACCTTCTTACCTACTGGCGACAATCCGCAGCACCCAATATGCAATATAGAAACCAACCATAGTGGTGGTATACAAGGTGGCATCAGTAATGGTGAGGATATTTACTTCCGTGTTGCATTCAAACCTGTCGCAACCTTGCTTATAGAACAGCAGACTGTAAACATTGAAGGGGAAGCAACAACAATGGATGTTCATGGTCGA
- a CDS encoding FKBP-type peptidyl-prolyl cis-trans isomerase yields MENKKHRLMVVSYELYCIENGKEYIIEKSDDMQPMQLYTGCDMALPAFEQEVVKFDKDTDFKFSLTKEQAYGERDDKSVLALNKATFSPNGVFDTENIYKDAVVPLQNEEGQRFLGKVLDISDDKVTIDLNHPLAGKDLIFHGHVFENREASEEEVKDFFEQMKQHHCSGGCGGGCGSDCGNSCGCKDHEEGEGGCCGCH; encoded by the coding sequence ATGGAGAATAAGAAACATCGACTCATGGTAGTCAGTTACGAATTATACTGTATAGAAAACGGTAAAGAGTACATCATCGAAAAGTCAGACGATATGCAACCTATGCAGCTCTATACAGGCTGCGACATGGCTTTACCTGCTTTTGAACAGGAGGTTGTTAAGTTTGATAAAGACACAGACTTTAAGTTTTCGTTGACAAAGGAACAGGCTTATGGCGAGCGTGATGACAAGAGTGTTTTGGCACTCAACAAGGCTACTTTCTCGCCTAACGGAGTATTTGATACAGAGAATATTTACAAAGATGCTGTCGTACCTTTGCAGAACGAAGAGGGTCAACGCTTCTTAGGTAAGGTTTTAGACATATCAGACGATAAGGTTACCATTGACCTCAACCACCCTCTCGCTGGCAAGGACTTAATATTCCATGGTCATGTCTTCGAGAATCGCGAGGCAAGCGAAGAGGAAGTAAAAGACTTCTTCGAGCAGATGAAACAGCACCACTGCAGTGGTGGATGTGGCGGAGGCTGCGGTAGCGATTGTGGTAATAGCTGTGGTTGCAAAGACCACGAGGAAGGAGAAGGCGGCTGCTGCGGCTGTCATTAA
- a CDS encoding S8 family serine peptidase produces the protein MNRLIVFLLFIFTSLGIIAQRPRYEKMSPFVREAMASALATKQLTRSQSDDRLLTAFVRIDGNAAEVLSQYGCKELARVGNISIAAIPLSNLGALSCGRQVKRIETGRRCSIQMDTTRLVVNAEKVYTGEGLSQSYTGHGVVVGVQDIGFDLTHPNFYSADMSQYRIKALWDQLSRDTIGSTLYVGRDYVGRDALLKLEHPIDGETQTHGTHTAGIAAGSGAEGNGVVSPYRGMACDADLVLVDNAADNASLIDPKDYYKFTYATDALGFKYIFDYAERMHQPCVINFSEGSSQDFHGYDQLYYELLAKLIGPGRIIVSSAGNDGARNSYIHKNIGRERAGAFIMGNEKRFSCTAKSKQTFAFRVSVYDNVASPQIVDISTVNVCNAQDSLLTDSLLVGGKKYIWRVLAYPNSYDARETAYDFQISSPSKLGDSPQVSLQVMGRDADIELYRMSGYMFPHSLDPVLDAGDCRYAIFSPSSSPDVICVGSTSYRTQFVNYLGEKKVYDSGQKGIRSPFSAMGPTLDGRIKPDVMAPGQNIISSYSTFFINNPKNVNASVKSDVRHFEYNGRTYAWNANAGTSMSAPVVTGAIALWLQADPTLTPADCLEIFAKTCSHYDTSLSYPNNLYGYGQIDVAAGLREVLRRKALGINTIGQKKVSEQYDNRIYLLDGRYVGTSDANLPKGIYIRNGKKFVK, from the coding sequence ATGAACCGTTTAATAGTTTTTCTACTCTTTATATTTACCTCTCTTGGTATTATTGCTCAGCGTCCTCGCTATGAGAAGATGTCGCCATTTGTTCGCGAAGCAATGGCATCGGCATTGGCAACGAAGCAGCTTACTCGTAGTCAGAGTGATGATAGATTGTTGACTGCTTTTGTACGTATTGATGGTAATGCAGCAGAAGTTCTAAGTCAGTATGGCTGTAAGGAGTTGGCACGTGTGGGGAATATTAGTATAGCAGCCATCCCTCTTAGTAACCTCGGGGCATTGTCGTGTGGCAGACAGGTGAAGCGAATAGAGACAGGAAGACGATGCAGCATACAAATGGATACTACTCGATTAGTTGTTAATGCTGAAAAAGTTTATACGGGTGAAGGACTATCTCAGAGCTATACTGGACATGGTGTCGTTGTTGGTGTACAAGATATTGGTTTTGATTTGACGCATCCTAATTTTTATTCAGCTGATATGAGCCAGTATCGTATCAAAGCATTATGGGATCAGTTGTCGCGTGATACTATCGGTTCAACATTATATGTAGGTCGCGATTATGTAGGTCGTGATGCCTTGTTAAAACTGGAACATCCCATTGATGGTGAGACACAAACACACGGAACACATACAGCAGGCATTGCTGCCGGTAGTGGAGCAGAAGGGAATGGAGTCGTTTCCCCTTATCGTGGTATGGCTTGTGATGCCGACTTGGTATTGGTTGATAATGCTGCTGATAATGCTTCTTTGATAGATCCAAAAGATTATTATAAGTTTACCTATGCCACGGATGCACTTGGTTTTAAGTATATATTCGATTATGCGGAACGTATGCATCAACCTTGTGTCATCAATTTTAGTGAGGGTAGTTCGCAGGATTTTCATGGCTATGACCAATTATATTATGAGCTACTTGCTAAACTAATAGGACCAGGACGAATCATTGTTTCTTCTGCTGGTAACGATGGAGCAAGAAATTCGTATATACATAAGAATATAGGAAGAGAGCGAGCTGGAGCTTTTATCATGGGTAATGAGAAACGCTTTAGTTGTACGGCAAAGTCTAAGCAGACGTTTGCTTTTCGAGTAAGTGTATATGATAACGTAGCTTCCCCGCAAATCGTTGATATTTCAACGGTTAATGTTTGTAATGCTCAAGACTCACTACTTACCGATTCCTTATTAGTAGGCGGAAAGAAATATATATGGCGTGTGTTGGCATATCCGAATAGTTATGATGCACGTGAGACGGCTTATGATTTTCAAATTAGTAGTCCATCGAAGCTTGGAGATAGTCCGCAAGTTTCACTTCAAGTTATGGGTAGGGATGCTGATATAGAACTTTACCGTATGTCGGGCTACATGTTTCCGCATTCACTTGACCCCGTGTTGGATGCAGGAGATTGTAGATATGCAATCTTCTCACCATCCAGTTCGCCAGATGTGATATGTGTTGGATCGACAAGCTATCGTACACAGTTTGTTAATTATTTAGGAGAAAAGAAGGTGTATGATAGTGGACAGAAGGGCATCCGTTCTCCGTTCTCAGCTATGGGACCAACATTGGATGGGCGTATAAAGCCAGACGTAATGGCACCAGGTCAGAATATCATCTCATCTTATAGTACCTTCTTTATCAATAATCCAAAGAATGTAAATGCTTCTGTAAAAAGTGATGTGCGTCATTTTGAATATAATGGTCGTACCTATGCTTGGAATGCTAATGCAGGAACGTCAATGTCTGCACCAGTTGTGACGGGTGCGATAGCACTTTGGTTACAAGCTGATCCAACGTTGACGCCAGCTGATTGTCTGGAGATATTCGCTAAGACTTGTTCTCATTATGATACGTCACTCAGTTATCCTAATAATCTTTATGGATATGGGCAGATTGACGTTGCTGCAGGACTGAGAGAAGTTTTACGTAGAAAGGCTTTGGGTATTAATACGATTGGTCAAAAGAAGGTATCAGAGCAATATGATAACCGTATTTACCTCTTAGATGGTCGTTATGTAGGAACTTCTGATGCGAATCTACCTAAAGGTATATATATAAGAAACGGAAAGAAGTTTGTAAAGTAA